From Actinomyces sp. oral taxon 171 str. F0337, one genomic window encodes:
- a CDS encoding protein jag produces MSEQHSNDSSQQSAEEAVSRPVSNTVSRLEEEGEIGADYLEELLDIADLGGDIDIDIDHGRASIAVVASEEGDERELADLVGRDGEVLESVQELTRLAVQARTGNRSRLMLDINGYRADRRVELTKVAQEAVTKVLTSGEAVSLEPMNPFERKVCHDVVAAAGLVSESEGAEPHRYVVVLPADENDEQAVDKADVNDAADDSASEQA; encoded by the coding sequence ATGAGTGAGCAGCACAGTAACGACTCCTCCCAGCAGTCAGCGGAGGAGGCCGTGAGCCGCCCCGTGAGCAACACCGTCTCGCGCCTCGAGGAGGAGGGCGAGATCGGCGCCGACTACCTGGAGGAGCTCCTCGATATCGCCGACCTGGGCGGCGATATCGATATCGACATCGATCACGGGCGCGCCTCCATTGCCGTGGTCGCCTCCGAGGAGGGCGATGAGCGCGAGCTCGCCGACCTCGTCGGACGCGACGGAGAGGTGCTGGAATCCGTTCAGGAGCTGACCCGCCTCGCGGTTCAGGCCCGCACCGGCAACCGTTCCCGCCTCATGCTCGACATCAACGGCTACCGCGCTGACCGTCGTGTCGAGCTCACCAAGGTCGCCCAGGAGGCGGTCACCAAGGTGCTCACTTCGGGAGAGGCCGTCAGCCTGGAGCCGATGAACCCCTTCGAGCGCAAGGTGTGTCACGACGTCGTTGCCGCCGCCGGACTGGTCTCCGAGTCCGAGGGCGCCGAGCCGCACCGATACGTCGTGGTCCTGCCCGCCGATGAGAATGATGAACAGGCTGTCGACAAGGCCGACGTCAACGATGCGGCTGACGACTCCGCTTCGGAGCAGGCCTGA
- the yidC gene encoding membrane protein insertase YidC, whose translation MDTLLWPLKVAVAWVMVTIHKALVLIGFPDGPGIAWVLSIIGLTIVVRLLIMPLFVKQIRASRGMQLLQPELQALQAKYKGKKDPESRQRMNEEMMALYRKHGTNPMASCLPILVQMPIFFALFRVLASLGAVATGKYGRPSIGPLTQQLAEQVQASSVFGASLSSSFLSSSDTQVKIVTVAMIIIMSVTQWYTMAQLSMKNMSTESLNSDNPMIRSQRMMLYVMPVIFAVSGVNFQIGVLVYWVVSNLWTMGQQFFTIRNMPAPGSEAEKKYRARINAKRARKGLPSLEEEERAEAVAKAEAEGRTGGQRVQPVRKNRQKKAGGYGESRSDASADLADDSDVEQIEDEDEAKESTSSKSGGLSDEEIARRRYERRARQRREAAARRKVQAKKKRNR comes from the coding sequence ATGGACACGTTGCTGTGGCCGCTCAAGGTGGCCGTGGCCTGGGTCATGGTCACGATCCACAAGGCCCTGGTCCTCATCGGGTTCCCCGATGGGCCGGGTATCGCCTGGGTGCTGTCCATCATCGGTCTGACGATCGTGGTGCGGCTGCTCATCATGCCGCTGTTCGTCAAGCAGATCCGAGCCTCCCGTGGGATGCAGCTCCTCCAGCCGGAGCTGCAGGCGCTTCAGGCCAAGTACAAGGGCAAGAAGGACCCCGAGTCGCGCCAGCGCATGAACGAAGAGATGATGGCGCTCTATCGCAAGCACGGGACCAACCCCATGGCCTCCTGCCTGCCGATCCTGGTGCAGATGCCCATCTTCTTCGCCCTCTTCCGCGTGCTGGCCTCCTTGGGTGCGGTTGCCACCGGCAAGTACGGCCGTCCCTCGATCGGTCCGCTCACGCAGCAGCTGGCCGAGCAGGTCCAGGCCTCCAGCGTCTTCGGCGCCAGCCTGTCCTCCTCCTTCCTGAGCAGCTCCGACACACAGGTCAAGATCGTTACGGTCGCCATGATCATCATCATGTCGGTGACGCAGTGGTACACCATGGCGCAGCTGTCGATGAAGAACATGTCGACGGAGTCCCTCAACTCCGACAACCCCATGATCCGTTCCCAGCGGATGATGCTGTACGTGATGCCGGTGATCTTCGCCGTCTCCGGCGTCAACTTCCAGATCGGTGTGCTCGTCTACTGGGTCGTCTCCAACTTGTGGACCATGGGTCAGCAGTTCTTCACCATCCGCAACATGCCCGCACCCGGCAGTGAGGCCGAGAAGAAGTACCGCGCCCGCATCAATGCCAAGCGGGCGCGCAAGGGACTGCCCTCCCTGGAGGAGGAGGAAAGGGCTGAGGCGGTCGCCAAGGCCGAGGCCGAGGGCCGTACCGGAGGCCAGCGGGTGCAGCCGGTGCGCAAGAACCGGCAGAAGAAGGCCGGCGGTTACGGCGAGTCCCGCAGCGATGCCTCTGCCGACCTCGCTGACGACTCCGATGTCGAGCAGATCGAGGACGAGGACGAGGCGAAGGAGTCGACGTCGTCCAAGAGTGGTGGCCTCAGCGATGAGGAGATCGCTCGACGTCGATATGAGCGCCGAGCCCGCCAGCGTCGCGAGGCGGCGGCCCGACGCAAGGTCCAGGCCAAGAAGAAGCGCAACCGCTGA
- the yidD gene encoding membrane protein insertion efficiency factor YidD: MSEWLTRALLAPVRFYQRFISPALPASCRYHPTCSAYAVTALEVHGPIKGTLLALWRLLRCNPLTRGGVDHVPDKGQWRYHHPRDVPRFTVEDP; encoded by the coding sequence ATGAGCGAGTGGTTGACGCGAGCCCTCCTGGCTCCAGTGCGTTTCTACCAGCGCTTCATCTCTCCGGCCCTGCCGGCCTCCTGCCGTTACCACCCCACGTGCTCGGCCTATGCCGTCACCGCGCTGGAGGTGCATGGTCCGATCAAGGGCACGCTGCTGGCCCTGTGGCGTCTGCTGCGATGCAACCCGTTGACCCGTGGTGGAGTCGACCATGTCCCGGACAAGGGGCAGTGGCGATACCACCATCCCCGTGACGTTCCGAGGTTCACGGTCGAGGACCCCTGA
- the rnpA gene encoding ribonuclease P protein component — translation MLGAAHRLARGEDFTTAIRRGTRCGNRRLVVHYHAGGRGDDSPALVGVVVPKKQIPLATRRNRVKRRVRALMAQRVGSLEPGTRVVVRGLAGADGADSTTLGRDLDRLLSRCRERQVEGHRR, via the coding sequence GTGCTCGGCGCGGCGCACCGACTAGCGCGGGGTGAGGACTTCACTACCGCGATTCGTCGGGGTACGCGTTGCGGGAATCGCAGGCTGGTCGTGCACTACCACGCCGGCGGGAGAGGGGATGACTCCCCGGCTCTCGTCGGCGTCGTCGTGCCCAAGAAGCAGATACCGCTGGCGACCCGCCGCAATCGCGTCAAGCGCCGGGTCAGAGCCCTCATGGCGCAGCGGGTCGGCTCCCTCGAGCCGGGAACCCGTGTCGTCGTGCGCGGACTCGCAGGTGCCGACGGCGCCGACAGCACCACCCTGGGACGGGACCTGGATCGGCTTCTGAGCCGGTGCCGGGAGCGCCAGGTCGAAGGGCACCGGCGATGA